One window of the Rufibacter radiotolerans genome contains the following:
- a CDS encoding DUF3050 domain-containing protein, with product MTAILEKTRTQPLPLPICHERIQWLQSELKPHRDALMEHPLYESIYDLADLRPFMEHHVFAVWDFMSLLKSLQRHLTCVDVPWTPHGNAANRRLINEIVLEEETDIDPEGQPISHFELYVRAMDECGADTQVMKDFIDGLRSGKSVYTLLEKLPVPSHTRDFVKHTFQIIQSGQPHRIAAAFTFGREDVVPDMFRCLIGDMNRRYPGTLDSFQFYMDRHIHLDEEVHSPLAMQMVSELCGNDDQKWEECREEAVACHRMRLHLWDGILEKIQQNKRG from the coding sequence ATGACCGCCATCTTGGAAAAAACCAGAACTCAACCCTTGCCCCTGCCCATTTGCCATGAACGCATTCAATGGCTCCAGTCAGAATTAAAACCCCACCGTGATGCCTTGATGGAGCACCCGTTGTATGAGTCTATCTATGACCTGGCAGACCTGCGGCCTTTCATGGAGCACCATGTGTTTGCTGTATGGGATTTCATGAGTCTGCTCAAAAGCCTGCAGCGGCACCTTACCTGCGTAGACGTGCCCTGGACCCCGCACGGCAACGCGGCCAACCGGCGCCTAATCAATGAGATAGTGCTGGAAGAGGAAACCGATATTGACCCCGAGGGCCAGCCCATCAGCCATTTTGAGCTGTACGTGCGGGCCATGGATGAATGCGGCGCCGATACCCAGGTGATGAAGGACTTCATAGATGGCCTGCGGAGTGGCAAATCTGTTTACACGCTCCTGGAAAAACTGCCCGTGCCAAGCCACACCCGTGACTTTGTGAAGCATACGTTCCAGATCATCCAGAGCGGGCAGCCGCACCGCATTGCCGCCGCCTTCACCTTCGGGCGCGAAGACGTGGTGCCAGACATGTTCCGGTGCCTCATTGGCGACATGAACCGCCGCTACCCCGGTACCCTGGACAGTTTCCAATTCTACATGGACCGCCACATTCACCTGGATGAGGAAGTGCACTCGCCGCTGGCCATGCAAATGGTCTCTGAGCTTTGCGGCAACGATGACCAGAAATGGGAAGAGTGCCGTGAGGAGGCCGTGGCCTGCCACCGCATGCGCCTCCATCTGTGGGATGGAATCCTGGAGAAAATTCAGCAGAACAAGCGCGGTTAA